Proteins encoded within one genomic window of Mesorhizobium sp. AR10:
- a CDS encoding GFA family protein: MDRFTGGCLCGDVRIVASGTPYRVGICHCLDCRKHHGALFYASAVFPQDAVTIDGETRDYLGRFFCPRCGSSVFARSADEIEVHLGSLDGPDQLVPTYESWTVRRESWLPPFPLTRRYERGRDAPGRFEE; encoded by the coding sequence ATGGACCGATTCACCGGTGGTTGCCTGTGCGGCGATGTCCGAATTGTGGCGTCGGGTACCCCATACCGGGTCGGCATTTGTCACTGTCTCGATTGCCGCAAGCATCATGGGGCCCTTTTTTACGCTTCGGCGGTGTTCCCTCAGGACGCGGTGACGATCGACGGCGAGACACGCGATTACCTCGGGCGATTTTTCTGTCCCCGTTGCGGTTCGTCCGTTTTCGCACGTAGCGCAGACGAAATTGAAGTCCACCTGGGATCCCTGGATGGCCCTGACCAACTGGTGCCAACCTACGAAAGCTGGACCGTCCGTCGCGAATCCTGGTTGCCGCCGTTTCCGCTCACGAGACGATACGAGCGCGGTCGTGACGCCCCGGGTCGCTTTGAGGAGTAA
- a CDS encoding BA14K family protein, which produces MNRIATGLLATALSVSFAAAAIVPTEAAQTFMPQAPSVSSDVLNVEARNGDLQWIPNQGNRRNFNRNRNSGNRDFRVNRNFSGNNGGAYWNGHRGYRDYHRGYRRHGDYWFPLAAFATGALITGAIINNQNRVYRGGDDHVQWCYDRYRSYRAYDNTFQPYNGPRQQCYSPY; this is translated from the coding sequence ATGAACAGGATCGCAACGGGTTTGCTGGCGACCGCACTGTCAGTCTCGTTCGCTGCCGCGGCGATCGTGCCGACCGAGGCAGCCCAGACATTCATGCCGCAAGCCCCGTCAGTCTCGTCCGATGTGCTGAATGTGGAAGCCCGCAACGGCGACTTGCAATGGATACCGAACCAGGGGAATCGTCGCAATTTCAATCGCAATCGTAATTCCGGCAATCGCGATTTCAGAGTTAATCGCAATTTTTCCGGCAACAACGGTGGAGCTTATTGGAACGGCCATCGCGGTTATCGCGACTACCATCGTGGCTATCGCCGTCATGGCGACTATTGGTTCCCGCTGGCTGCCTTCGCCACTGGTGCGCTGATCACCGGCGCGATCATCAACAACCAGAACCGTGTCTATCGTGGTGGCGACGACCATGTTCAGTGGTGCTACGACCGCTACAGATCCTACAGGGCGTATGACAATACGTTCCAGCCTTACAACGGCCCGCGTCAGCAGTGCTATTCGCCGTACTGA
- the glpK gene encoding glycerol kinase GlpK, with translation MTRYILAIDQGTTSSRAILFDDRMKVAGTGQQEFTQHYPASGWVEHDPEEIWSSVVTTVKAALKNAGSAASDVAAIGITNQRETVVIWDRATGKPIHNAIVWQDRRTAPLCQKLKKQGLEKKFTRKTGLLLDPYFSGTKIAWILDRVKGARKRAEKGELLAGTIDSFLIWRLTGGKVHATDATNASRTLVYNIEHNVWDDELLAILNIPARMLPQVKDCADDYGVTEKSLFGAEIRILGVAGDQHAATIGQACFEPGMMKSTYGTGCFALLNTGSDLVRSKNRLLTTIAYRLNGKTTYALEGSIFIAGAAVQWLRDGIKVIGKAEQSGVLAATADPTQNVYLVPAFVGLGAPHWDAEARGAIFGLTRNSGPAEFARAALESVAYQTRDLLDAMRKDWKGASAKTVLRVDGGMVASDWTMQRLADILDAPVDRPTILETTALGAAWLAGSKAGVWPKAKEFAKTWALDRRFKPDMDASTRSAKLEGWRDAVRRTLSTL, from the coding sequence TTGACCAGATACATCCTAGCCATCGATCAGGGCACGACATCGAGCAGGGCGATCCTGTTCGACGACAGGATGAAGGTTGCAGGCACAGGCCAGCAGGAATTCACCCAGCATTATCCGGCCTCCGGCTGGGTCGAGCACGACCCGGAGGAGATCTGGTCGAGCGTCGTGACCACGGTGAAGGCGGCACTGAAGAATGCCGGCAGCGCCGCATCGGATGTGGCGGCCATTGGCATCACCAACCAGCGCGAAACCGTCGTGATCTGGGACAGGGCGACCGGCAAGCCGATCCACAATGCCATCGTCTGGCAGGATCGCCGCACCGCGCCGCTGTGCCAGAAACTGAAGAAGCAAGGCCTGGAAAAAAAGTTCACCCGCAAGACTGGCCTGCTGCTCGATCCCTATTTCTCCGGCACCAAGATCGCCTGGATTCTCGACAGAGTGAAGGGCGCCAGAAAACGCGCCGAGAAGGGTGAGTTGCTGGCCGGGACCATCGACAGCTTTCTGATCTGGCGGCTGACCGGTGGCAAGGTTCACGCCACCGACGCCACCAATGCCTCGCGCACGCTGGTCTACAACATTGAGCACAATGTCTGGGACGACGAGTTGCTGGCCATCCTCAACATACCGGCAAGAATGCTGCCGCAGGTGAAGGACTGCGCCGACGACTATGGCGTGACGGAGAAAAGCCTGTTCGGCGCCGAGATCAGGATTCTTGGCGTCGCCGGCGACCAGCATGCGGCGACCATCGGCCAGGCCTGTTTCGAGCCGGGCATGATGAAATCCACCTATGGCACAGGCTGCTTCGCGCTGCTGAACACCGGCAGCGATCTGGTGCGCTCGAAGAACCGGCTTTTGACGACCATCGCCTACAGGCTGAACGGCAAGACCACTTACGCGCTCGAAGGCTCGATCTTCATCGCCGGCGCGGCGGTGCAGTGGCTGCGCGACGGCATCAAGGTGATCGGCAAGGCCGAGCAGAGCGGCGTGCTGGCGGCAACCGCCGACCCGACGCAAAACGTCTACCTGGTGCCGGCTTTCGTCGGGCTTGGCGCGCCGCACTGGGATGCCGAGGCACGCGGCGCCATCTTCGGCCTGACCCGCAATTCGGGGCCGGCGGAATTTGCCCGCGCCGCTCTAGAATCCGTCGCCTACCAGACCCGCGACCTGCTCGACGCCATGCGCAAGGACTGGAAGGGCGCCTCCGCAAAAACCGTGCTCAGGGTCGATGGCGGCATGGTGGCCTCGGACTGGACGATGCAGCGGCTGGCCGACATCCTCGATGCGCCGGTCGATCGTCCGACCATTCTCGAGACGACAGCACTTGGCGCGGCATGGCTGGCCGGTTCCAAGGCGGGCGTCTGGCCGAAGGCCAAGGAGTTCGCCAAGACCTGGGCGCTCGACCGGAGGTTCAAGCCGGATATGGACGCTTCGACGCGTTCCGCCAAACTGGAGGGTTGGCGCGATGCTGTGCGCAGAACCTTGAGCACGTTGTAG
- a CDS encoding ABC transporter substrate-binding protein, which translates to MRRQFLTSTTALVLLWGAGQAYAGMDEAKTFLDTEIKDLSTLDRGAQEAEMQWFIDAAKPFAGMDIKVVSETIDTHSYESKVLAPAFTAITGIKITHDLIGEGDVVEKLQTQMQSGENIYDAYVNDSDLIGTHWRYQQARSLTKWMANEGKDVTNPNLDLADFIGTKFTTAPDGDLYQLPDQQFANLYWFRYDWFNDEKNKADFKAKYGYDLGVPVNWSAYEDIAEFFTGREIDGKKVYGHMDYGKKDPSLGWRFTDAWLSMAGNGDKGLPNGLPVDEWGIKVNEKSQPVGSCVARGGDTNGPASVYSIQKYLDWLKAYAPPEAQGMTFGESGPVPSQGTVAQQMFTYTAFTASFVKDGLPVVNADGTPKWRFAPSPHGVYWKDGMKLGYQDVGSWTLLKSTPDDRAKAAWLYAQFVVSKTVDVKKSHVGLTLIRESTIQDKSFTERAPKLGGLIEFYRSPARVQWSPTGTNVPDYPKLAQLWWQAIGDASSGAKTAQEAMDSLCAEQEKVMERLEKAGIQGDIGPKMAEEHDLAYWNADAVKNGHLAPQLKIENEKEKPVTINYDELVKSWQK; encoded by the coding sequence ATGCGAAGGCAATTTTTAACATCAACGACTGCGCTTGTCCTGCTCTGGGGAGCAGGCCAGGCCTATGCCGGAATGGACGAAGCCAAAACCTTCCTCGATACCGAAATCAAGGATCTGTCGACGCTCGATCGCGGCGCCCAGGAAGCCGAGATGCAATGGTTCATCGATGCCGCGAAGCCTTTCGCCGGCATGGACATCAAGGTGGTCTCCGAGACCATCGATACGCATAGCTATGAGTCTAAGGTTTTGGCGCCCGCGTTCACCGCGATCACCGGCATCAAGATCACGCACGACCTGATCGGCGAAGGCGACGTCGTCGAGAAGCTGCAGACCCAGATGCAGTCGGGCGAAAACATCTACGACGCCTACGTCAACGACTCCGACCTGATCGGCACGCACTGGCGCTACCAGCAGGCGCGCAGCCTGACCAAGTGGATGGCGAATGAGGGCAAGGATGTCACCAACCCCAACCTCGACCTCGCCGACTTCATCGGCACCAAGTTCACGACCGCTCCGGACGGCGACCTCTACCAGCTGCCCGACCAGCAGTTCGCGAACCTCTACTGGTTCCGCTACGACTGGTTCAACGACGAGAAGAACAAGGCCGATTTCAAGGCCAAGTACGGCTACGACCTCGGCGTTCCGGTCAACTGGTCGGCCTATGAGGATATCGCCGAGTTCTTCACCGGCCGCGAGATCGACGGCAAGAAGGTCTATGGCCACATGGACTACGGCAAGAAGGACCCGTCGCTCGGTTGGCGGTTTACTGATGCCTGGCTGTCCATGGCCGGCAATGGCGACAAGGGCCTGCCGAACGGTCTTCCGGTCGACGAATGGGGCATCAAGGTCAACGAGAAGTCACAGCCTGTCGGCTCGTGCGTCGCGCGCGGCGGCGACACCAACGGCCCGGCTTCCGTGTATTCGATCCAGAAGTACCTGGATTGGCTGAAGGCCTATGCGCCGCCGGAAGCCCAGGGCATGACGTTCGGCGAATCCGGCCCCGTCCCGTCGCAGGGCACGGTCGCGCAGCAGATGTTCACCTACACCGCCTTCACCGCCTCCTTCGTCAAGGACGGTCTGCCGGTCGTGAACGCGGACGGCACCCCGAAATGGCGCTTTGCTCCGTCGCCGCATGGCGTCTACTGGAAGGATGGCATGAAGCTTGGCTACCAGGACGTCGGTTCCTGGACGCTGCTGAAGTCCACGCCCGACGATCGCGCCAAGGCTGCCTGGCTTTATGCGCAGTTCGTCGTGTCGAAGACGGTCGACGTGAAGAAGAGCCATGTCGGCTTGACGCTCATCCGCGAGTCGACGATCCAGGACAAGAGCTTCACGGAACGCGCTCCGAAGCTCGGCGGCTTGATCGAGTTCTACCGCTCGCCGGCCCGCGTCCAGTGGTCGCCGACCGGCACCAACGTGCCTGATTATCCGAAGCTGGCACAGCTCTGGTGGCAGGCGATCGGCGATGCGTCGTCGGGTGCCAAGACGGCGCAGGAGGCGATGGACTCGCTTTGCGCCGAGCAGGAGAAGGTCATGGAACGCCTGGAAAAGGCAGGCATCCAGGGCGATATCGGCCCGAAGATGGCCGAAGAGCATGACCTCGCCTACTGGAACGCCGACGCGGTCAAGAACGGCCATCTCGCTCCTCAGCTCAAGATCGAGAACGAGAAGGAAAAGCCGGTCACCATCAACTACGACGAACTGGTGAAAAGCTGGCAGAAGTAA
- a CDS encoding DUF2160 domain-containing protein has product MNLTWMAWTLPTALFFITILALLCGMAVWEYASPGGNPRVGILRFETTRGDRLFVSLLGSAFIHLAWLGLVGPNLWWALALSVVYAVGVFRYV; this is encoded by the coding sequence ATGAACCTCACCTGGATGGCATGGACGCTGCCGACGGCGCTGTTTTTCATCACGATCCTGGCGCTGCTGTGCGGCATGGCGGTCTGGGAATACGCCTCGCCGGGCGGCAATCCGCGCGTCGGCATCCTGCGCTTCGAGACGACGCGCGGCGACCGCCTCTTTGTTTCGCTGCTCGGCAGCGCCTTTATCCATCTCGCTTGGCTGGGTCTTGTCGGACCCAACCTGTGGTGGGCTCTCGCTCTCTCCGTAGTCTACGCCGTCGGCGTGTTCCGCTACGTATAG